The sequence ATACCCGCGTGGTGATGGCGGGCGAGAGCCGCGCCTTCTCCCCGGCCGAGGCGCAGGCGATCATGGCGCACGCGCGGGGCTGAGCGGGCGGCTCTCGCGCCAGGCGAGGATGCAGGCCGCCGCGATGATGACCGCCGATCCGGCCAGCGACAGCGTGTCGGGGATCACGCCGAACAGCGCGAGGTCCCAGAGGGCGGCGAAGATCAGGGTGGCGTAGAAGAACGGCATCGCGAAGCTCGCCTCCGCCGCGCGCATCGCCTGGAGGAAGCAGACCTGTGCGGCGACCACGCTCAGGCCGGTCGCAGCCATCAGCAGCCATTGCGTGAGGCTTGGCCAGATCCAGACGGTCGCGGCGGTGGAGAGGGCGAGCGTGCAGCCGATGATATTGTTGACGATCAGGATCTGGAAAGGCGCTTCGCGGCGGGTCAGGCGCTTGATCGCGATGACCTCCCCACCCATGAAGAGGGCCGCGGCAAGAGCGATGAGGGCGGCCGGCTGCACCGCGCCCATGCCGGGCCGGATCAGGAGAAGCGCGCCGATCAGGGCGGCGACCGCGGCGCCCCAGCGCCAGACCCCCGGCCGCTCGCCGAGCAGCGGGATCGCCAGCAGCATCGCGATCACCGGGTTGAGGAAGGTGATCGCCGTCGCATCCGCCATCGGCATCCGGGCGATCGCGAAGAAGAGGCAGGTCACGCCGGACCAGCCGAGCAGCACCCTCAGCGCGTGCAGCGGCAGGTTCGGCCGCGCGATCCGCGGCCGCAGGATTGCCGCCGCGATCCCCAGCGCGATCAGCGCGAACAGGAAGCGCCCGCCGCTGACCTGGAAGGCGTGCATGCCCGAGGTCCCCAGCAGCTTCGCCACCAGCGACGCGGTACCCATGCACGCGGCGGCGATCAGCATCATCAGGGCGGCGTAGGGACGGTTCGGCATCGGGGGCTCCTTCTCGCGCCGCACCCTGAGGGGTGCGGGCGGAGGGATCAATCGGGGATGGCCCGAACTGTCTTCTCGAAGGTGATCGAGGTCGGCCGGTCGTAGCCCGCATGGGCGGTGCGCGCGACCTCGCGAAAGCCGCAGCGGAGAAAGAGGGCGTGGTTCTCCACCAACTCCACCCGGCTTTGCAGCCGCAGGACCGGGCGGTCCGCCTGCCCCTCGGCCTCGGCCAGAAGGGCTCGCGCGATCCCCTGACGCTGACGTGCCGGCGCCACGGCGAGCTTGCTCGCATAGGCGTGATCCGACTGGTGCGCGAGGAAGATGCAGCCGACGATGCCGTCTGCATCACGCGCGAGGATCAGCCGCTCGGCCCGTCGCTTCGCCGCCAGTCCCTCCGGATCGAGTCGGTGCAGGGAAGACGGCGGATCGATCCGCCCCTGCATGCTCGCGAAGGCCTCGCGCAGCAGGGCGAGCACCGCCGCATCCTCCGCGAAATCCGGTCCCGCAGTGAAGAGCCTGACCTCTTTCATCTTTCCCGAAATACGCCCGCCGGAGGCGCACATGGCAATCGGCGCGCCCTTGCGTATTTGGAGAAAGATGAAGGCCGCGGTCGAGCCTTTTCGTTGACTTGGCGGCAGGTGCCCCGGATAAGCGGGGTTTCGGCGCCCGATCCGGCTGCGCGGGCGCCGAAATCCCATTCATCGCAGCCTTTCAGGAGTGACCACAGTGATCACGCCCGTCCTGCCGACCTATGCGCGGGCACCGCTCTCTTTCGAGAAGGGCGAGGGCCCCTGGCTGATGACCGAAGACGGTACGCGCTACCTCGACATGGGGGCCGGCATCGCCGTCTCCCTGCTGGGCCACGCGCATCCCCGTCTTGTCGCCGCGCTGGAGGAGCAGGGCCGACGACTGTGGCACACGTCCAATCTCTACGAGATCCCGAACCAGAAGCGGCTGGCGGAGATGCTGGTGGAGAACACCTTCGCCGACTCCGTCTTCTTCACCAACTCGGGCACCGAGGCGACCGAGGCCGCGGTGAAGATGGCGCGCAAGTACCATGCGGTGAAAGGGACCGGGCGCGACGAGATCATCACGTTCTCCGGCTCCTTCCACGGGCGGACGCTCGGCATGATCTCGGCCGCGGGGTCGGAGAAGCTGACGAATGGCTTCGGCCCGCTGCTGCCGGGCTTCGTCCATCTGCCCTTCGGCGATCACGATGCGCTGAATGCCGCGATCAGCGAGCGGACGGCGGCGATCCTGATCGAGCCGGTGCAGGGCGAGGGCGGCATCGTGCCTGTGCCTGATCCTTGCCTGAAGGGCCTGCGCGATCTCTGCGACGAGCACGGCATCCTCTTGATCTATGACGAGATCCAGTGCGGCATGGGCCGGACCGGCAAGCTCTTCGCCCATGAGTGGTCCGGGGCCGCGCCCGACATCATGGCGGTGGCCAAGGGCATCGGCGGGGGCTTCCCGCTGGGCGCGTGTCTTGCGACCGAAGAGGCGGCGTCCGGCATGACGGCGGGTACCCACGGGACGACCTATGGCGGCAACCCGCTCGCCTGTGCCGTCGGCTGTGCGGTGATGGAGGTGGTGACCGAGGACGGGTTCCTCGACCGCGTCTCCGCCATCTCGGGCCGTCTGCGGCAGGGGCTGGAGGGCCTGGTTGCCTCGCATCCGGACGTGTTCGAGTTGGTGCGGGGCTCCGGCCTGATGCTGGGCCTGAAGTGCCGGGTGCCGAACATGGACGTGGTGAATGCGGGCTACGATGCAGGCGTGCTGGTCATCCCCGGCGGGGACAACGTGATCCGCATCCTGCCGCCGCTCAACCTGACCGATGCCGAGGTGGACGAGGCGCTGCGACGTCTCGATGCCGCCGCGGGCGCCGTCGCCAAGGGCGCGGCCGCCTGATCCTGCCGGGCGGAGCCAGCGCGCTCCGCCCCCACGACATCTCCCGGAAAGGGATCTCCGACATGAAACACTTCCTGGACCTGAACAAGGTCGATGCCCCCGTTCTTCGTGATCTCATCGACGATGCGCGCGCGGTAAAGGACGCGCGCGCCGGGCAGCCGAAGGGCGCACCGGATGCGGAACAGCCGCTGAAGGACCGGATGGTCGCGCTGATCTTCGAGAAGCCGTCGACGCGCACGCGCACGTCCTTCGACCTCGGCGTACGCCAGATGGGCGGGCAGACCATGGTGCTGACCGGGGCCGAGATGCAGCTCGGCCATGGGGAGAGCATCGCGGACACCGCGCGGGTGCTGAGCCGCTATGTCGACCTCATCATGATCCGCACCTTCGCGGAGGAGACGCTGCTGGAGCTGGCCGAGCACGCGAGCGTTCCGGTGATCAACGGGCTGACCGACCGCACGCATCCCTGCCAGATCATGGCCGACGTCCTGACCTTTGAGGAGCACAAGGGCCCGATCGCGGGCAAGCGCGTGGTCTGGACCGGGGACGGCAACAATGTCTGCGCGTCGTTCCTGCATGCGGCCGGGCAGTTCGGCTTCGACCTCACTTTCAGCGGGCCGGAGGTGCTGGACCCGGAGGCGGAGGCGATGGATTTCGCCAGCTCTAAAGGAGCCGACGTGCGGATCGAGCGCGATCCGGTGAAGGCCGTGGAGGGTGCCGATCTCGTGGTCGCGGACACGTGGCTCTCCATGCACGACGACGCCAGCGCGCGGGACCGGCGGCACAACCTCCTCAAGCCCTATCAGGTCAACGAGGCGCTGATGGCGGCGGCGGGGGAGCAGGCGCTCTTCATGCACTGCCTGCCGGCGCATCGCGGTGAGGAAGTCACGGATGCGGTCATGGACGGGCCACAGTCGGTCATCTTCGACGAGGCGGAGAACCGTGTGCACGCCCAGAAGGCGATCCTGAAATGGTGCCTGTCCTGAGGGCGCGGCCGTGCGCCTTCGGCGAGGATACTTGAAGAAGAGAGAGCGGGGCCTCAGCGCGTGAGGCCCGGCACCTCCCGCGCACGGGCGGCGATGTGTGTGACGAAGGCGCGGATGACCGCCGGTTGCACGACCGCCGGGCGCCAGAGGGCCATCAGCGGCGGCACCGGCAGCGTGTGATCGGGCAGCACCTGCACGACCTCGCCGGCCTCCAGCGCGCTGTGGAACGACCAGAGTGGGCCAGCAGTCAGGCCGAACCCAGCCTTCACCGCCTCCACGATCGAGGCGATGGCGTTGATCGAGACGCCGGGACCGCGTGGGAGGCGATGGAGCTTGCCGTCCGGGTCGGTGATCTCCAGCGGCCGCAAGCGATGCTCGGGGTGGAAGAAGACCTGTGTCTTGTGGGCGAGGTCGGCGACGGTTTCGATCGGGTTCTTTTCGAGCCAGGAGGGGGCGGCGAAGAGGGCGCGCGGCACGTCCGCGAGCTTGCGCGCCATCAGCGCGCTGTCGGGCGGACGGGCGACGCGGACGGCGACGTCAATGTCGTCGCGCACGAGGTCGACGGAGCGGCTGTCGAGCAGCAGTTCCGGCGTGACCTCCGGATGCTCCCGCGCGAAGTCGAGCAGCCACGGCGCGACATGGGCCTGCCCGAAATCAATGCTGGCGGCCACGCGCAGGCGGCCGCTGGGGCGCAGCGTCTCGCCGGAGATCTCGCTCTCCACCGCCTCGATCTGACCCATCAGCCCGCGCATCGCCGCGTGATAGCGCTGGCCCGCCTCCGTCGGCCGGGTGCGTGCGCCGGAACGGTCGAGGAGCTTTGCGCCCAGCCGCGTCTCCAGCGCGGTCATGCGGCGGGAGATGGAGGAGGGTTCGACCCCGGCCTCGAGCGCCGCCGCCCGGAGGGAGCCCAGCTCGACCACGCGGGCGAAGAGGGCGCTGTCTTCGAGACGGCCGGACATGTTGCTCCCTGCGCATCATAGGCTTGCTGTGCGGCAGAATATGCGGCGCCCAGTGCATTGTCCATCTTCTGCCTCAACGGCGCGGCAGTCGCGCCGAGATGAGGAGAAAGACGATGAGCAAGCTTGAGAATAAGATCGCGCTGGTGACCGGCGGCAATCGCAATATCGGCCGGGAAACCGCACTGGCGCTGGCCGCCGACGGGGCCGACGTGATCATCACCTACCGTTCCCGGGCCGAGGACGCGGCGCAGACCGTCGCGGATATCGAGGCGCTGGGCCGGAAGGCCGCCGCCGTGCAACTCGACCTGTCGGGCACGGGCGAGATCGCGGATTTTGTCGAGACGGTGAAGGGGCAGCTTGGCCACTGGGGTCGGCAGGACTTCGACATCCTCGTCAACAATGCCGGGATCCTCGGCGACCAGATGTTCGGGCAGGTGGAGGAAGCTGCGCTCGACCGCGTCTACTCCACCAACTACAAGGGCGTCTTCATGCTGACCCAGGCGCTCGACCCGCTGCTGGCCGAAGGCGGCCGGGTGGTGCTGATTTCGTCGGGAACGGCGCAGGTCGCCTTCGCCCCGCTGGTCAGCTACGGCCCGCTGAAGGCGGCGATCGAGAGCCTGACGCCGTATCTCGCGAAGCATTTCGGCGGGCGTGGGATCACGGTGAACGCGGTGGCGCCCGGCGGTCTCGATGACGAGTTCAATGCGGAGCTCTTCGACCGGATGCCGCAGGCGCGCGACTACCTGCGCGGCAACACGGCGCTGGGCCGGATCGGGATGCCGGAGGACGTGGCGGGCGTCATCGCCTTCCTCGCCTCGCCCGCGGCGGGCTTCGTCAGCGGTGCGGTGATCCCGGTCGATGGCGGCTACCACCTCTGAGGGCAAGCAGACTTTCGCAAAATGGGAAAGGGGCGCCCGCTTGGGCGCCTCTTTTGGGTCAATGAAAGCGCTTTGAAGCTCTGCCGGCCGGAATCGTGACGGCCCGCGGTCCGCCGGTCGATCTCGGCGCTGAAATACCTCAATTTTTAAGGATTTGGAATGCGTTGGCGGTGCACGCGAAACATCGCATGCGTCTCCCTCAACGCGCCCGAACGCAAGTTTCGTCGCGTCAATCGCGGGGTGCGAAAGCCGGTGATCATCTTGCAACGGATTTATGAATAGGTCAGCCTTGCAGACAGGCTAATCAACCACAGGGAGATAAAACATGCCTCGTTCGATTCTGCGGACGGCAGCCCTCACGTCGGTGCTCGCGCTGACGGTCGGTGCGGCGGCCTCGGCCCAGACCTATTTCCGCGGCTCCGATGGCGATCCCGAGACGCTCGATCAGCACAAGACCTCCACCGTCGTCGAGGCGAACCTGCTGCGCGACATGTTCGAAGGGCTGGTCATCTACGACAGCGAGGCGAACGTGATCCCCGGCGTGGCGACGGAGTGGGCGACCTCCGACGACGGCACCGTGTGGACCTTCACCCTGCGTGAGGAGGCCCGCTGGTCGAACGGCGACCCGGTCGTGGCGGGTGATTTCGTCTACTCGCTGCAGCGGATCATGGATCCGGCGACGGGCGCGAAATACGCCAACATTCTCTACCCGATCCAGAATGCTGCCGCGATCAACTCCGGCGAGATGGAGAAGGAGGAGCTCGGTGTCCGTGCGATCGACGACCAGACGCTGGAGATCACGCTGGAAGGCCCGACGCCGTTCTTCCTGGAGCTGCTGACGCACCAGACCGGTCTGCCGGTGCATCCGGCCTCGGTCGAGGAGCATGGCAACGACTTCGTTCTGCCCGAGAACCATGTCTCCAACGGCGCTTACACGCTGGAGAGCTTCACGCTCAACGACCGGATCGTGCTGACGAAGAACGAGGAGTTCCACGCCGCCGACAGCGTCGAGATCGAGCGGGTCGAGTTCCTGCCCTTCGAGGATCGCGCCACCTGCGTGCGCGGCTGGGAAGCGGGCGAGGTCCATTCCTGCTCCGACCTGCCGGCGGAGGATATCCCGCGGCTCGAGGCAGAGTATGGCGATGCGGTGCGGATCGCGCCGTATCTGGGCGTCTACTACTACGGCATCAACTCCGCGCGTGAGCCGTTCGACGATCCGCGCATCCGTCAGGCCCTCTCCATGGTGATCGACCGCGACTTCCTCGCGGAAGAGATCTTCTCCGGCACGATGGTGCCCGCCTATAGCTGGGTGCCGCCGGGGATCGGCAACTACCTGGGCGACGACGCGCCGTCCTACGAATGGTCCGACATGTCGATGCTCGACCGCGAGGATGCGGCCATCGCGCTGATGGAGGAGGCGGGCTACGGCCCCGACAACCCCATCGAGATCGAGATCAGCTACAACACGTCCGAGAACCACCGGAACGCGGCCACCGCGATCGCCGACATGTGGTCGATCCTCGGCGTGGAGACGACCTACAACGTCCGCGACGCCTCGGCCCACTACGCCATGCTGCGCGACGAGAAGGTGCACGACGTGGCCCGCGCGGGCTGGATCGGCGACTATTCCGATCCGCAGAACTTCCTATTCCTGAACCGCGCGGACAATCCGGGCTTCAACTACGGCAACTACGACAATCCGGAATATGACGGTCTCCTCGACCAGGCAGGCGAGACGACCGATCTGCAGGAGCGCGCGCAAATCCTGGGGCAGGCCGAGGAGATCTTCCTCGCCGACAACCCGCAGATCCCGCTGCTCTATTATTCCTCGCGGTCGCTGGTGAGCGACGCGCTGGTGGGCTGGGAGGACAATATCCAGAACGTCCACCCGACCCGCTTCATGTCCATCTCCGAGTGAGTTGACACCGGTGCCGCCCGCACGGGTCGGGCGGCACCCCTGCCGAAAGTTCGATCATGCTGGCTTACGCGATCAGGCGCCTTCTGGGGGCCATACCGCTTCTGTTTTTCATCATCACCGCCGCGTTCTTCATGATGCGCGTGGCCCCGGGCGGCCCCTTCGATCAGGAGCGCACGCTGGAGCCCTCGGTGATGGCCAATCTCAACGCGACCTTCGGGCTCGACCTGCCGCTATGGCAGCAATATGCGCGCTATCTCGGCAATCTGCTGCAGGGCGATATGGGGCCGTCCTTCGTCTATCGCGACTTCGATGTGCAGGAGATCCTGGGCGCCGGGCTGCCGGTCTCGATCCAGCTTGGCGGGATGGCCTTGCTGCTCGCGCTGCTCATCGGGGCGACGCTGGGATCCATCGCGGCGCTGCGGCAGAACTCATGGGTAGACTATGCGGTGATCGCGACGGCGACCTTCGGGATCACCATTCCGAACTTCGTGGTGGCGCCGGTGCTGAGCCTGATCTTCGCCGTCTGGCTCGGCTGGCTGCCCGCCATCGGCTGGGGCTCCTGGCAGCAGATGGTGCTGCCGGTGATCGCGCTGGCGCTGCCGCAGGTAGCCGTGGTTGCCCGCCTGATCCGCGGCGCGATGATCGAGGCGCTGAGGTCTGATCATGTGCGCACGGCGCGGGCCTACGGCCTGCCGACACGGATGATCGTGATCAAGCACGCGCTGAGAGCGGCGAGCCTGCCAGCAGTGAGCTATATGGGCCCGGCGGCGGCAGCACTTCTCACCGGCTCCATCGTGATCGAGCAGATTTTCGGCATTCCCGGCATCGGCCGGTACTTCGTGCAGGGCGCGCTGAACCGCGACTACACGCTGGTGATGGGGACGGTGATCATCGTCGCGGTCTTCGTCGTGATCTTCAACCTGATCGTGGACCTGCTCTACGCCCTGCTGGACCCGAGGGTGCGCTATGACTGACGTGACCGAGATCGCTGCGGGCCAGCCGGAGATCCGCTCCCGCTCCCTGTGGCAGACAGCCCTCCTGCGCCTGCGCCGGAACCGGGCCGCCATGGCCTCCATCTTCGTGCTGGTCTTCGCGGCCCTCGCCGGGATCATCGGCCCGGCGATCGCGCCGCATCACTACGCGGAGGTCTACCCCGCCTATGTCCGCGCGCCCGCCTCGCTGGAGGCCTATCCACGCGCCGAGGAAATCATCCCAGAGGCCGAAAGCGCCCTGCGCCGCGCCCGCCTGCAGCTCGACGACATCACGCTGGAGGGCGAGGTGCTGACCGTCACCGGCACCTCCCTGCGTGAGGTGGACGAGCGGGTAACGCGCTATCTCGACCGCTCGGACCTCTTCACCAACGCCCGCGTGGTGGAGATCGACGAGGCGGAGAACCGCATCGTCATGGCCGCCGACGTGAACCGGCTCTATTTCTATTTCGGTACGGATGCGAACGGGCGGGATCTGCTGAGCCGCATCCTGATCAGCTTGCGCATCTCCCTGATGATCGGCCTGCTCGCCTCCGGCGTCGCACTGGTGATCGGCGTGCTCTACGGCGCAACGGCGGGCTTCATCGGAGGGCGGGTGGACAACGTGATGATGCGCATCGTCGATGTGCTCTACTCGCTGCCCTTCATCTTCTTCGTCATCCTGCTGGTCGTGTTCTTCGGACGAAACGTGGTGCTGATGTTCATCGCGGTGGGCTGTGTCGAATGGCTCGACATGGCACGGATCGTGCGGGGGCAAACGCTGTCCTTGCGCCGTCGGGAGTTCGTGCAGGCGGCCGAGTCGCTCGGCGTGAGCAACGGCGCGATCCTGCGGCGGCACATCATCCCCAACACGCTCGGAACCGTGATCATCTACATGACCCTGCTGATCCCGAAGGTGATCCTGCTCGAAAGCTTCCTCTCCTTCCTCGGCCTCGGCGTGCAGGAGCCGCTGACCTCGCTCGGCGTGCTGATCTCCGAAGGCGCGAAGAACATGCAGAACGCGCCGCACATGCTGATCTGGCCGGCGCTTACGCTGACCGTGCTGCTCTTCGCGCTCAACTTCCTGGGCGACGGGCTGCGCGACGCGCTCGATCCGAAGGACCGGTGATGGCGCGACAGTTTGGTTCCGAAATGACGATTGAAGGACCCGGGCGCCCCGATAGCTCCCTCAACGAAGGCGGATGGTCCGCCGGAGCGCAAGGAGCACATCATGGCAAAGGTCGCGATCGTCTATCACTCGGGTTACGGGCATACGGAGAAGCAGGCGGAGGCCGTTGCCGAGGGCGCGCGCGATGCGGGCGCCGAGGTCGAGGTGCTGAAGGCCGACGACCTCACCTCGCCCGACAGCGGACCGTGGGAGGCGCTGGACAGCGCGGACGCAATCATCTTCGGCTCGCCGACCTATATGGGCTCGGTCTCCGGCACGTTCGAGCAGTTCGCGGATGCGTCCTCCAAGAAGTGGCAGAGTGCCGCGTGGAAGGACAAGCTGGCCGCGGGCTTCACCAACTCCGGCTCCTTCAGCGGCGACAAGGTGCTGACCCTGCTGCGCATGGTCGTGCTCGCCGCGCAGCAGCAGATGATCTGGATCTCGCTGGGTCAGCCGGGGGCGGAGCAGATCCATCCCGGCGACGATCCGGAGAACCTCAACCGCATGGGCTACTACCTCGGCGCAGCCGCGCAGTCCGACGTGGACAAGGGGCCGGACGTGGTGCCGCGGGCGAGCGATCTCGCCTCCGCCCGGGCGCTGGGCCGGCGCGTGGTGGAGATTGCCGGGAAGTTCAACCGCTGAGAACGGGCGCAACCGTCCCGGCCGCCGGGCCGGGACCGCTCCCTTCGGCGATAGGAAAGGGGGCCTCGGACTTTATCCGGGGCGATTGCGCATGAGCGAAACGCGCGTTCTAGACATCGACGACATCCGCGTCACTTTCGACACGCCCGATGGGCCGGTCGAGGCGGTGCGGGGTGTCTCGATGCACGTCAAACCGGGTGAGACCGTCGCCGTGGTGGGCGAATCCGGCTCGGGCAAGAGCCAGATCATGATGGCCGCCATGGGCCTGTTGGCGGGCAACGGCACCGCTGCGGGCGCCGTGCGATACCGTGGGCAAGATCTGCTCAGCCTCAGCCCGCGCAAGCTGAACGCCCTGCGCGGCAAGAAGATCACCATGATCTTCCAGGAGCCGATGACCTCCCTCGATCCGCTCTACCGCATCGGGGTCCAGCTCTCCGAACCTCTGCGGGTCCATGGCGGGCTGAGTGCCAAGGCGGCGATGGCCCGTGCGCTGGAGCTGCTAAAACTCGTGCAGATCCCGAAGCCGGAAGAGAAGATCCGCGCCTACCCGCATGAGCTCTCCGGCGGGCAGCGGCAGCGCGTGATGATCGCCATGGCGCTCGCCAACGATCCGGATCTCCTGATCGCGGACGAGCCGACCACGGCGCTCGACGTGACGATCCAGGCGGAGATCCTGCAACTGCTCGCCGACCTGCAGGAGCGGATCGGCATGTCGATCCTCTTCATCACCCACGACCTGACCATCGTCGAAGCCTTCGCCGACCGCGTCTACGTGATGCGCAAGGGGCTGTTGGAGGAGGAGGGGCCAACCGACCAGATCTTCGGCAATCCCCGGACCGACTACACCAAGATGCTGCTCGCCGCCGAGCCCGAGGGCACGAAGGCGCCGGTTCCGGCGAACGCACCGGTGCTGCTGAAGGGCGAGAATGTCGAGGTCACCTTCGGTGCGCCCGCGAGCCTCTTCGGCAAGGACACGACGTTCCGCGCCGTCGATGGCATCGATATCGCGCTCCAGAAGGGCCAGACCATCGGAGTCGTCGGTGAGTCCGGGTCCGGCAAATCGACGCTGGGCCGCGCCCTCCTCCAGCTTCTGCCGTCGGACGGCACCGTGGTCTATCAAGGCGACCGGATCGACGGGCTCGACCGGGGGCAGATGCGCCGCTATCGCAGCCACCTCCAGATGGTGTTCCAGGACCCCTACGGCTCGCTGAGCCCCCGCATGACGGTCGGCGAGATCATCGCGGAGGGCTTGAGCGTCCACGCCCCCGACCTGCCGCGCAAGGAGCGGGAGAAGCAGGTCGCGCAGGTGCTCACCGATGTCGGGCTCGAGCCCTCGTTCCGCAACCGTTTCCCGCACGAGTTCTCCGGCGGGCAGCGCCAGCGGATCGCGATCGCGCGCGCGGTGATCCTGCGGCCCGACGTCATCGTGCTCGACGAGCCGACCTCCGCCCTCGACCGCTCCGTCCAGAAGCAGGTGATCGAGCTTCTGCGCCGCCTGCAGGTGGAAAACGAGCTCAGCTACATCTTCATCTCCCACGACCTCGCCGTGGTGCGCGCGCTCAGCGACTACGTGATGGTCATGAAGAACGGCGTGGTGGTGGAGCAGGGTCCGACCGCGGAAATATTCGACAGCCCGCGTACAGAATACACCCGAAAGTTGATGGAAGCGGCCTTCAATCTTCGTGAGGTTTTAAAGGGGCAAATCCAGGTGAAAGAGGCAACGGCCGCGACTTGACTTGAAGCGGGCTTTTCCTCACTTCTGGTTCTCAGGACGTGCACCGGAGAAGACCTGTGAATCTGACCCGCTTGGTATATTACAGTCAGCGTAACCCCTCGATGTCGATGGATCTGCGGGAGCTGATCAAGACCTGTCACCGCAACAACGCGATGAACAGCATCACCGGCATCCTGCATTACAGCGGGACCTATTTCCTGCAGGTGCTCGAAGGGGGGCGGGCCGAGGTCAGCGCAACCTATCACCGGATCGCAAACGATCCGCGGCACTCGAACGTGATCCTGATCTCCTGCTCCGATGTGCGCGAGCGGCTGTTCCCGGTGTGGACCATGGGTCTGCACGAAGGGATGGACGAGGAGACGCGCAACATCTTCCTGCGCTACTTCGCGACTAAGGACGTGAACCCGGAGACGGTGAACGTGGACAGCCTGCTCGACGTGCTGCAGGATCTGTCGGCCGAACTCAGCTGATCTGGGGGAATGCGGCGCGCCTCAGCGGGCGCGCGCGCGACGCCGTTCCTTCTCGAACCGGCCATTGGCACGGGACAGGCGCTGTTCCAACTCGCTGTTGCGCCGGCGCAGACGCACGAACTCCGTCTGATAGGCGGCATCGAGCGTGGTCGTGACCTCGGCCGACTTCTTGCGGCCGCGGCGGTGGCCGACCAGCACCAGCAGGATGAGGAAGACCAGCAGCGCCGGGATCAGCGGCACTTGCGGGGCCATGAGCTGGTCGAGGATGTCCATCGCGGTCATTCGCTTTCCTCCATCGTCGGGCGCACGTCGACGGGCGCGGTGCGCGCGGCCTCAAGTTCCGACAGATCGACGTCGAAGGTGACGGCGCTGACGGCCTGTTCGGCGGAGGTCAGGCCGACGCCCTGTGCGCGGTACATGCCGGTGTCGAAGCCGGCTTCGGAAATCGAGTTGATCACCGCCTCGGCCCGCCGCCAGCTCACCAGATGCACCATGCGGCCATCCGCGTCGGAGGAGGCGTGGCCCGTCACGACGAGCTGGATCATGTCGCAGCCTGCCACCCGCTGCGCCACCTGGCGCGCGGCCGCACGGGCCTGCGGGGTGAGCTCATGGCTGCCCGCCTCGAAGGCGATGCGGGTGGAGCGCACGTCCTCATAGACGTCGTCCGAGCAGATCTGGCCAACCGGCTGCACGCGCAGGGCGACGGCGGTCAGCTCCTCTTCAACGGGCTCCGCTTCGACCTGATCCGGCGCGGTGTACTGGGCGATGAGGCGCTGGGTCTTGTTGAGCAAATCGTGCTTGTCGGCAAAGACGAGGCCCGCGGCCAGCGCACCGCCGGCGAGCAGAGTGAGACCGAAGACGACAAGGCGGTTCGGGCCCTTCAGCGCCTCCAGGTTCGGCTCGCCCGGC is a genomic window of Pontivivens ytuae containing:
- the oppB gene encoding oligopeptide ABC transporter permease OppB; this encodes MLAYAIRRLLGAIPLLFFIITAAFFMMRVAPGGPFDQERTLEPSVMANLNATFGLDLPLWQQYARYLGNLLQGDMGPSFVYRDFDVQEILGAGLPVSIQLGGMALLLALLIGATLGSIAALRQNSWVDYAVIATATFGITIPNFVVAPVLSLIFAVWLGWLPAIGWGSWQQMVLPVIALALPQVAVVARLIRGAMIEALRSDHVRTARAYGLPTRMIVIKHALRAASLPAVSYMGPAAAALLTGSIVIEQIFGIPGIGRYFVQGALNRDYTLVMGTVIIVAVFVVIFNLIVDLLYALLDPRVRYD
- a CDS encoding ABC transporter permease, translating into MTDVTEIAAGQPEIRSRSLWQTALLRLRRNRAAMASIFVLVFAALAGIIGPAIAPHHYAEVYPAYVRAPASLEAYPRAEEIIPEAESALRRARLQLDDITLEGEVLTVTGTSLREVDERVTRYLDRSDLFTNARVVEIDEAENRIVMAADVNRLYFYFGTDANGRDLLSRILISLRISLMIGLLASGVALVIGVLYGATAGFIGGRVDNVMMRIVDVLYSLPFIFFVILLVVFFGRNVVLMFIAVGCVEWLDMARIVRGQTLSLRRREFVQAAESLGVSNGAILRRHIIPNTLGTVIIYMTLLIPKVILLESFLSFLGLGVQEPLTSLGVLISEGAKNMQNAPHMLIWPALTLTVLLFALNFLGDGLRDALDPKDR
- a CDS encoding flavodoxin family protein, which translates into the protein MAKVAIVYHSGYGHTEKQAEAVAEGARDAGAEVEVLKADDLTSPDSGPWEALDSADAIIFGSPTYMGSVSGTFEQFADASSKKWQSAAWKDKLAAGFTNSGSFSGDKVLTLLRMVVLAAQQQMIWISLGQPGAEQIHPGDDPENLNRMGYYLGAAAQSDVDKGPDVVPRASDLASARALGRRVVEIAGKFNR
- a CDS encoding ABC transporter ATP-binding protein produces the protein MSETRVLDIDDIRVTFDTPDGPVEAVRGVSMHVKPGETVAVVGESGSGKSQIMMAAMGLLAGNGTAAGAVRYRGQDLLSLSPRKLNALRGKKITMIFQEPMTSLDPLYRIGVQLSEPLRVHGGLSAKAAMARALELLKLVQIPKPEEKIRAYPHELSGGQRQRVMIAMALANDPDLLIADEPTTALDVTIQAEILQLLADLQERIGMSILFITHDLTIVEAFADRVYVMRKGLLEEEGPTDQIFGNPRTDYTKMLLAAEPEGTKAPVPANAPVLLKGENVEVTFGAPASLFGKDTTFRAVDGIDIALQKGQTIGVVGESGSGKSTLGRALLQLLPSDGTVVYQGDRIDGLDRGQMRRYRSHLQMVFQDPYGSLSPRMTVGEIIAEGLSVHAPDLPRKEREKQVAQVLTDVGLEPSFRNRFPHEFSGGQRQRIAIARAVILRPDVIVLDEPTSALDRSVQKQVIELLRRLQVENELSYIFISHDLAVVRALSDYVMVMKNGVVVEQGPTAEIFDSPRTEYTRKLMEAAFNLREVLKGQIQVKEATAAT
- a CDS encoding BLUF domain-containing protein, which produces MSMDLRELIKTCHRNNAMNSITGILHYSGTYFLQVLEGGRAEVSATYHRIANDPRHSNVILISCSDVRERLFPVWTMGLHEGMDEETRNIFLRYFATKDVNPETVNVDSLLDVLQDLSAELS
- a CDS encoding OmpA family protein, coding for MRKSDKTVVGRRAGMSLAQAQRFANAANGRGPRQPARPTPGEPNLEALKGPNRLVVFGLTLLAGGALAAGLVFADKHDLLNKTQRLIAQYTAPDQVEAEPVEEELTAVALRVQPVGQICSDDVYEDVRSTRIAFEAGSHELTPQARAAARQVAQRVAGCDMIQLVVTGHASSDADGRMVHLVSWRRAEAVINSISEAGFDTGMYRAQGVGLTSAEQAVSAVTFDVDLSELEAARTAPVDVRPTMEESE